One genomic region from Pongo abelii isolate AG06213 chromosome 4, NHGRI_mPonAbe1-v2.0_pri, whole genome shotgun sequence encodes:
- the MRPS30 gene encoding large ribosomal subunit protein mL65, with protein sequence MAAARCWRPLLRGPRLSLHTAANAAATATEMTCQDVTATPVARYPPIVASMTADSKAARLRRIERWQATVHAAESVDEKLRILTKMQFMKYVVYPQTFALNADRWYQYFTKTVFLSGLPPPSAEPEPEPEPEPALDVAALRAVACDCLLQEHFYLRRKRRVHRYEESEVIFLPFLDQLVSTLVGLLSPHNPALAAAALDYRCPVHFYWVRGEEIIPHGHRRGRIDDLRYQIDDKPNNQIRISKQLAEFVPLDYSVPIEIPTIKCKPDKLPLFKRQYENHIFVGSKTADPCCYGHTQFHLLPDKLRRERLLRQNCADQIEVVFRANAIASLFAWTGAQAMYQGFWSEADVTRPFVSQAVITDGKYFSFFCYQLNTLALTTQADQNNPRKNICWGTQSKPLYETIEDNDVKGFNEDVLLQIVHFLLNRPKEEKSQLLEN encoded by the exons ATGGCGGCGGCCAGGTGTTGGAGGCCTTTGCTACGCGGTCCGAGGCTTTCATTGCACACCGCGGCTAATGCCGCCGCCACGGCTACAGAAATGACCTGCCAAGATGTCACGGCGACCCCCGTCGCGCGGTACCCGCCGATTGTGGCCTCCATGACAGCCGACAGCAAGGCGGCACGGCTGCGGCGGATCGAGCGCTGGCAGGCGACGGTGCACGCTGCGGAGTCGGTAGACGAGAAGCTGCGAATCCTCACCAAGATGCAGTTTATGAAGTACGTGGTTTACCCGCAGACCTTCGCGCTGAACGCCGACCGCTGGTACCAGTACTTCACCAAGACCGTGTTCTTGTCGGGTCTGCCGCCGCCATCAGCGGAGCCCGAGCCCGAGCCCGAGCCCGAACCCGCGCTGGACGTCGCGGCGCTGCGTGCGGTCGCCTGCGACTGCCTGCTGCAGGAGCACTTCTACCTGCGGCGCAAGCGGCGCGTGCACCGTTACGAGGAGAGCGAGGTCATATTTTTGCCCTTCCTGGATCAGCTGGTGTCAACCCTCGTGGGCCTCCTTAGCCCACACAACCCGGCCCTGGCCGCCGCCGCTCTCG ATTATAGGTGCCCAGTTCATTTTTACTGGGTGCGTGGCGAAGAAATTATTCCTCATGGTCATCGAAGGGGTCGAATTGATGACTTGCGGTACCAGATAGATGATAAACCAAACAACCAGATTCGAATATCCAAGCAACTCGCAGAG tttgtGCCATTGGATTATTCTGTTCCTATAGAAATCCCCACTATAAAATGTAAACCAGACAAACTTCCATTATTCAAACGGCAGTATGAAAACCACATATTTGTTG GCTCAAAAACTGCAGATCCTTGCTGTTACGGTCACACCCAGTTTCATCTGTTACCTGACAAATTAAGAAGGGAAAGGCTTTTGAGACAAAACTGTGCTGATCAGATAGAAGTTGTTTTTAGAGCTAATGCTATTGCAAGCCTTTTTGCTTGGACTGGAGCACAAGCTATGTATCAAG GATTCTGGAGCGAAGCAGATGTTACTCGAccttttgtctcccaggctgtgatcacagatggaaaatacttttcctttttctgctaCCAGCTAAATACTTTGGCACTGACTACACAAGCTGATCAAAATAACCCTCGTAAAAATATATGTTGGGGTACACAAAGTAAGCCTCTTTATGAAACAATTGAGGATAATGATGTGAAAGGTTTTAATGAAGATGTTCTGCTTCAGATAGTTCACTTTCTACTGAATagaccaaaagaagaaaaatcacagctGTTGGAAAACTGA